One Deltaproteobacteria bacterium genomic window, CGGGAGATGTTGATGCCAAGGCTGAGACAGGTCATCGAGGCGGCTCGGAAGCAGAATCCCGAAATCATCATCTTTTTTCATACCGACGGCTTTGTTCAACCCATAATCGAGGACTTTATCGACATCGGGATCGACGTGCTCAATCCGATTCAGCCCGAATGCATGGATCTGGCCTTTCTTAAAAGAGAATACGGGGATCGCCTCTCTTTCTGGGGAGGAGTCGGCATCCAGAAGACCATGCCTTTTGGTACCGTGGCCGAGGTCAGGGAGGCGGTGAGATGGACAATCGATACACTAGGGGCCGGGGGGGGCCTCCTGATCGCCCCTACCCACACCCTCATGCCGGATGTCCCCTGGGAGAACGTGGTCGCTTTCTTCGAGGCTGTCGATGAGTTCGGATGGTACGCTGCTCCCTCCTGATTGGTCGAGGGACGTGAACCCCCGGCACAGGTGAAAATTTTCCGACTGGGTTATTGACATTGATCGTGGTTACGGTATACTGAGCTATCCTAACGAGGTTGCCCGCGTAGGACCGGAGTACGCACGAATCGCAGCAAACCCGTTCTCCCGGGCTTTAAAGGTTCTGGTACAAGACCTAAGGAAATGATGATTCCTTTTTTAAGGAGACATTGCCATGGCGGAAATTCGACTCTCGAACGTGACTAAGAAATTCGGGGATGTTACGGCGGTCAACAACATCAACCTGGTCGCCCAGGACAAGGAGTTCTTGGCCCTTGTCGGGCCGTCAGGGTGCGGCAAGACCACCACTCTCCGGATGATCGCGGGATTGGAGGAGCCGACCGAAGGTGATATTTACATCGAAGAGCGAAAGGTGAACAACGTGGCACCAAAGGATCGGGACATTGCCATGGTCTTCCAGAACTATGCCCTTTATCCCCACATGAACGTTTACAAGAACATGAGCTTCGGCCTCAGGCTCCGGAAATTCCCGAAAGAGGAGATCGATCAGAGGGTCAACGAAGGGGCCAAGATGCTCGGTATCGAAGAGCTGCTGGGAAGAAAGCCTAAGGAGCTTTCAGGAGGACAGAGACAACGGGTCGCCATGGGACGGGCCATCGTGAGAAAGCCCAAGGTCTTTCTCTTCGATGAACCTCTGAGCAACCTCGATGCGAAACTCAGGGTCGCCATGCGGGGAGAGTTGGCCAAGCTCCACGAACGGCTGGAAACCACCATCGTCTACGTGACCCACGACCAGGTCGAGGCCATGACTCTGGCCAGCCGGATCGTGGTCATGAATCAGGGCCACATCATGCAGATCGGCACTCCCTTGGAGGTCTATAACAACCCCAAGAACCTCTTTGTGGCCGGGTTCATAGGAAGCCCGGCTATGAACTTCCTGGATGCTCGGGTGGTAGAGGACAATGGGGTCCTTGTGGTCCAGGGTGAGGGCTTCAAGCTGCCGATCCCCAAACACCTCTATGAGCGATTCGGCAAGGCGAAGGACCAGGAAGTGATCCTTGGGATTCGTCCCGAACACATCTACGACAAGGAGATCAAGGGGCCCTTCCCCGGGGGGGAAGTCCTGAAGGCGACGGTGGATGTCTTTGAGCCCTTGGGCTCAGAGGTGATCTTGCAAGCAGCGTGCGGCCCATACGAGATCACCGCTTGTGTCGATCCACGCACAAGGGCCAGGGTCCACGATGACGTGGAGTTCCTGGTGGACATGAACCTTATCCATCTCTTCAACAAGGAGACCGAGTACGTCTATTGATCGTCCAGTGGTCAATGCCTTTCACCGAGTTTGAAGAGAGCCCAGATGAAACGGCACGAGGAGGAATAGAAGGCCAACC contains:
- the ugpC gene encoding sn-glycerol-3-phosphate ABC transporter ATP-binding protein UgpC → MAEIRLSNVTKKFGDVTAVNNINLVAQDKEFLALVGPSGCGKTTTLRMIAGLEEPTEGDIYIEERKVNNVAPKDRDIAMVFQNYALYPHMNVYKNMSFGLRLRKFPKEEIDQRVNEGAKMLGIEELLGRKPKELSGGQRQRVAMGRAIVRKPKVFLFDEPLSNLDAKLRVAMRGELAKLHERLETTIVYVTHDQVEAMTLASRIVVMNQGHIMQIGTPLEVYNNPKNLFVAGFIGSPAMNFLDARVVEDNGVLVVQGEGFKLPIPKHLYERFGKAKDQEVILGIRPEHIYDKEIKGPFPGGEVLKATVDVFEPLGSEVILQAACGPYEITACVDPRTRARVHDDVEFLVDMNLIHLFNKETEYVY